The DNA segment AAACAGGTGAACAATATTGCCAAGGCAAGAATGGCTTTCGACTTAAAAAATATTTTCATGAGTATGCCTTTTGTTATTCGTTTTTATTTTCATTGTTGGCTCTAGTTTCGTATAGGCTATAGCCAATCTTCCTAATAGCTTCTATGGTCTCAGGGTAGGGGGTGTCAGTTATATCTACTAAAGAAACTTGATAGTTTTCACCATCGCCTCTACCGGTTAGGGCCTGTGAGCGATATTGAAACCAATGCGTGCCAACAAATAATGGATTATTTAACGCACCTAACACGTATTCGTAATAGTGTTGTGCCCGCTCTTCTTGGCTTGATACTTCTTGTAACCCCGTACTAAACATACCTCTATCCATAGCGCCAAAATGAAACTCAGTTGCCATAAGAGGTTTGGTTAATCCTTTGGCCTTACTGGTGAAGTCACGAATAGTTCTGCGGTATAAGTTATATGAAATTACGTCGGTATGTTTTTCTGCGGCTCGCAATACCATAGCGTTTACATCGCCATGCAATCGGCTACCTAGGTACAAATGATTAGGGAATACGCTTTTTACCGCTTGGCGACAGATTTTAAAGTACTGGTCAGCCATTTGCTGATAAAACCATGTGGCATCTTCTTTAAACTGGTTAAATGTCAGTTTATTACGACTCGTTAAAATATCATTAAATGATGAAAATTTTGTTTGCCAAGTGTCATTTAGCTCGCCAATAGTTTTGTATTTTTTTTGCAGTGCATCGACAAAATAGATTTTAGCTGGCTGGTCTGCAGGTGCATTGCTAATTATAGTTGCGTAGCTAATTGGTCCCATCCAGTGCAATTCATTATTAACGAAAAAACCAAGGTTCCATGGTGAGTCGCCATGCTCATGGCGCTGTTTATTTTTTAACTCTTCAGTAATATTGCGGCCAAAGTCTTTATCCCAAGGGTCGGGCATTTTTTCTTCTAACATGCGACTTTTGTAATGCACGGCAATGGTAAAAGGCGTTTGCTGTAAGGCGAACCCGCTTGGATCAGACCAATTTGCAAAGGTATTTAGGCCCCAACTTTTTAACCGCTGATGATTGCGTTTGTTGGTTGTCTCTTGCCAGTTTTTTCCGAATTTTCGGTATAAGTTCGCTTTGGTAAAATCAAAGCGTGTCCCTCGACCTTTACTATAAAAGTCTTGGTATTTACTATGTTTGCTTGGTAAGTCTTGGAAGTAATGTTCACGTCCTGCAATTAAAGTATTTGCGCCATGATAGCCTACCCCTGTAACCCCATGAGACCAAAATAAGTAACCGTCAGGGTCAACAAACCACCATTTACCATCAATTTGTTTTGTATAGAAATAGCCGGTAGCTTTTTGCTTTGGACCATTGAGCCAACCGCCCCATTTTGAGCGATTACCAGGCCCAGGATGTGCTTTTAAATCGTCAAGTTCTTGTTGTTCTCTTTCAATAAAATCGAGTTCATTGTTTAACTTTCCAGGGTACTTGCCATGTAAATATTGCCCGTACTTATCAATAAATGGAAAGGGGATTTCTTTTTTGTTATCAAAGATTTGATCGTAACGAAATGGCTCTATGTGCTGAACAATATAAGAGCCCTGTGCCGATATATAGTCGCGTACATTAATTGCCGAGAATGAAAGCTTATTAATATTACTAATATCTATGCCATCCCATTTGATCATTTGGGTATTAGGGCCGCCATTCATCTTTTGATATTGTGGATAACGCTGAGCAAAATCTTTGGCTGTGATATAAAAATAGACCAATAATGTTTTGCTTTGTTGTGGTTCTAAATAAAGAGAATTATCAATTTCTTGCCACTTTTCTGAATTTGGTGCATCGAGTGTGATTAACGGCATAATGCGTGCATTGGAGATATTTTTAATCGATACTTTTAGGCCATGATAGGCAGAAAAATCCCAGGTTTTACCATTACTAGGGCGAAGTATGACAGCAGCGCCTTTGCTGCTGTTCAACGTTATTGTGAGTTGTTCGTTTTCGCTAAATTTAGCATTTGCCTTATAGTTATGCAGCTTTGCTGATTGCCAGTCAAACTCATTAGCAAGCGCTTTGGTAGAGGTAAGTAATACCAAAGCGACGATAATTGTTAGGTAAACATTACTTAATTTATTCATTGCTAAACCTATGGCAGTTATTTTTGTGAGATATACTGCCAGCGTTCAAATAACCAACTATCAATTTTAAAGGTATCACTACCGCGTACTGGTGCTTTTACCGTTAAGGATTTTGGTATCGGGAATACTTTACCGGTATGTTCATGAATAAATGCGGCGATATTCAGTATCTCTACCTGAATCAAGCGGTTTTCTTCGTTTGCGATCAACTTTGTTAGCGGCTCAACTGGTTCAATCGCCTGTTGGAGCGTTAAATATTCAATCGCACGAGCTTTCACTAATGAGCTTTTTGACGAAGCGAGCACTTCCTTAACCTTGCTGATAAGATGCTTGCTGTCTTTAGCAAACCAGCTCAAGTTAATAAGCGCCCAAATTTGTTGCTCACTGGTACCTTTTTTAAGATAAGAAATAAGCTTGTCTTCAACGCTTTTAAATGGCTCTAACTGCATATCTGCTAAAGTAATCAGTTCATTTATACGTGCTTTTTGTTGTTGTCCGTATGCAAAGGCATTGCCTTCACTTTCTTTTAGCCAAACAGACTCTGGTAAGAATCCAAGATCAGGTAACGTTTTAACCGTTTGTTGTAACTGGCTACGAAGCGATAATAGCGTTTCTTGAAACTGTTTTTTACCGGCTAGATTAACCGTCTCATAAGGATCGGCGTCCATATCAAAAAGAAGCTCTGTACCTGGGGCTTCAAAAAATGCCCCCTGAATCGCACTTAACTTGCCTTGTTGATGCATGTCTTTCCACTGTTTAAACGCAAGCTGACGATAACGGTAATAGGCATGTAAACTATCGCTATAATATGGCTGGTAGTGACGAATATACTTATATTTACCCACACGTATACTGCGCACTAGATCAGATTTTTCATCAAAACGGTCGGCATGGCCAAAGGTTACATTGCGCTTATTAAGTTCATCAATAGATAAGGCTGGTGCTAAGAATGTTTGCCCATCCATTTGCTTATCAGCACTGATTCCGGCAAGCGCTAACATGGTTGGGGCAAAGTCAATGAAACTAACAAATCCATCTACTCGAACATTATCTTTACGTAAGCCTTCGCCAACTAAATGCTTAAAGTTTTCTGGCACTCTAACTACCAAAGGTACTGATAGACCACGGTCGAACAGGTAGCCTTTGCTTCCAGGTAATACACCACCGTGATCGCCAAAATAAAAGATAAAGGTATTTTCAAGTTCGCCATCTTGTTTTAATTTTTCGATAACGCTGCCTATTTGATTATCGGCAACGACATGATTATCCAACGTTTTCGCCATGGTATAACGAAACGTTTTTGTATCAGGGTAAATCGGTGCTAAAGTAACTTTTTCTGGATCATGCTTGGTCTTGCGATTATCAATTGCGCCTTGTTTAAAATGAAGTTTACCTTCGTGGGTAATAGCAAAGGTTTGCATATGAAAAAACGGTTGGCCGGGTTTACGGTTACGCCAGCTGGCCTTTTTTGATGACTCATCCCAAATATTAGCATCAGCTATAAAGTTATAATCTGTTTTAGCGTTATTAGTTGTGTAATAGCCTGCTTTTTGCAAGCTTTTGTTGAACGTTGTAAAGCCTTGTGGCAAAGCGACTTCTTCAAAACCGCGGTGTTGATAGGTACCTAATTTTGGCCCGTAAATACCCGTTGCCAAAGTCGTTCTTGCCGTAGAACATACAGGTGCATTAGAAAACGCATTGTTAAATGTTAATCCATGCTCTGCTAGTTTCTCAACGTTTGGCATTACTGCACCACCTTCATCATACAGCTTGAGATAGTGCTTAGAATTATCTTCACTTACTAACCAAAGGATATTAGGTTTTTCGGCTGAACTAGCATGTGTAAGTGCAGATGTCATAGTCAAAATAGTGACTATCAAAATTTGAAATTTCATTTACTTACCCTGTTTTCTTGCTTATGAGAAATACTATTATGTATGAATTATATGATAAATGGTTGGGCGATGAAATGCTAGTTTTGTAAATAAACAGTAAATGTGAAAATAAGCATAACCTGAACTTGGGATAACAACTTGCTTTCTACCTGCTGTTATTCCTTATTACTACGTTAAATTTATTTGCAATAGACCAGCTATTGACGCACAAATTTGCCTTGTATTAAGAAACAACATCAAGCTAGAACCATAAAAATATCGAATTTTATAAATTACAGCACGCTAACTAACTTCTTATCCCGAGTTCAGGTTACGTATCTTTATGGGATTTTTGGTACTTGTTTAACAAAAATACGGCGAGCATGCTTGGAATGATAGTGCCAAGGCTTAATATTAATTTCATTGATAGCAAGGCATTGCTTGATTGAGCATTAGCTAAACTGGCATCAAAACCAATTATATTTAAACTCATGCCACTGGCTAATAATGCAAATATAATACTTAACGCTACTACCCATTGGTATACGGAAGCAAAACCACCTTGGCGGCTTATCTTGTGAGTTTGGTGATCTTGATCGCTAGCTTGTGCAACCAATGCAGGGATAATAATGGTCATCGAAGTCCAAATCGCAGAACATAATATTGGATCAAGCAATATCAACCATTGTACGCCAGGTGTGTATATAAACCATTTTGCCCCCCCACCAATGGCAGTCATAATAAAAATTATTTTAAGTGTGGCTAACTTGCCAATGCGTCTGGAAAACCAAGATACAATAGGGATATAAATGGCTGCTATTATTGCATAGCCCATAGAAAGTACGGCTTTCCATACCGCCCCGTCGCTGATATTGCCATCGAACATATAATAAACGAGTACGTAATAGTCCATTTTTGCAGCATAAGCGCCAATCCCCAATTGAATGAAGATAATGACAAATACCAGTCGCATTAAATGCGATTGCATAATAGATTTTACATTTTCCACAACAGTAAAGTTATTATGTGGATGGTTAATGGGTTCAACGCTATTTTCTTTCACATACAGAGCAGGCAACATACCAATGATGCCAATAACAAAAATAGCGGTAAACCAACCAACAGCTTTAATGCCAACAAAGGTGCTGGAGAATATAGTTAAGGTAGCAAGTGGATACAACCATTGATTGCTCATTGAGGCCAGCTTGATGAAATACGAGTTGGTTTCCATCACTTTTATACGTTGGTGAGCGTCTTTGGTTATCTCATAAGATAATGAAGTTAATGGAACGCTATAAAAGGAAGCTGCTGCATAAAATAATAATGAAATAACAAAAAAGTACAGTAGTTGGTTATCTGTAGACCAATGTTCAGGAACCATCCACATTAAACCGAAAAGCGAAGCACTTAGCCATGCTGATACAAATATAAAAGGGCGTCTACGGCCAAATTTACTGGTGCAGTTATCAGATAATTTACCAACCCATGGTGCTAAAAATGCAGAAAAAATTATCGGTATGGTTAAGGTAATACTAAACAAGAAAGGGTCTACGCCAAGCGTCATTTGATAAAAAGGTATGGCTAAAATTTCACAAGCTTTCTCTAAAAAAAGCAAACAGAAAAAGCCGCTGCCTAACGCAAGTTTTTGAGAAAGCTTGAGTTCACTGTTTTCTGTATTATTAACGCGATTGAGGCGAGTCATTGCAACTTGCTAGTAGTTATTTGGCACAAAAGTTTGCCACTGAATCTCTCTCAATGAGGTGTGGCATAAATAAATGTGTTCGCCCATTTGGTTCTGGATTTGTAGACAGTTCAATGGCTAAATTAGTAGCAAACTGGGCCATTTCTCTTACTGGGTAGTGCATAGTAGTAAGCTGTGGAATACAAGCAACAGAAATCAACATATCATCAAAACCAATTACCGAAATATCTTCAGGAACGCGTATGCCGCGAGCATTTAGTTCATGAACAGCACCAATCGCCATATTATCGTTATAAACCAATAGGGCAGTGAATTTTTTATCTTTTTTGAATAAGGCACTAACAGCTTCCTTACCGCCTTCCATATCGGCAGTAGCACCATATTCAATCATTGAGTTATCTAATTGGATATTGGCGTTATTTAAAGCTGTGTGAATCCCTTCAAGGCGAAGAAGTGAATCAGGGTTTGAATCTTTACGAGTAATGACTGCAAAATTGGTATGGCCTTTCTCTAAAAGGAAGGAGCCGGCTTTTTGTGCACCTAAGTTATTGTCTAACCAGATACATCGATGTGGTATTTCGGCAATAAAGCGATTAATGAAAACCAAACCTGATATTTTTTCCGCCAAGGTAACTAAAGTTTCATCACTACAATGTTGAGAATGAAAAACTATGGCATTGCAGTGATGTTGCACCAATGAATCTATTGCATCAAGCTCTGCTTGCTCACTGCCTTGTGCGTTACTAATTAATACTCGGTAGTTTTTTTCTATTGCCGCTTCTTCAGCGCCACAAGCTAAAGTACCAAAAAATGGCATAGATACTTTTGGAATAACTACACCGAGTGAGTTAGATTTTTTATTTACCAATGCTTGTGCATTAATATTTGGTCGATAACCTAACTCATCAATAACTTTTTGAACTTTAGCGCGGCACGCATCGCCAACTTTTCCCTGTTTTCGAACAACCCGAGATACGGTAGAAATGGATACTTCTGCTACTCTTGCAACGTCTTTTATTGTGACCATTTATCTATTCCTTCAGACTGTTAAAAGCGCCATTAGTGGTATTCTAAATAACCCTTCCCCTAGCAGGGAAAATACTAGGACAACGTTACCAATAATTTTCCTATATAGCCAGAAAATTAATAGAAATTGATATTAATAACAGTCGGTTGTATTTATTTTGGTAGTGCAGAATCGGCACCTAACGCTTTAATGATTTACAAAATTAGAGCAAAAAAAAGCTAACTTAAAAAAGTTAGCTTTTTGACTTATTAAGAGCTAAGTCTTCAAGTTAAATCCACTCGATAGGGAGAATATCGAGTGGAATAATCATCTTAGAAGTTTGCTCTAACACCTGCATACCAGCTGATACCACGGTGAGTTTGTTCCAGGATGAAATTTGGGTGTGCTGTGCCAACTTTATCACTATAAAGGTTGCCAGAAGTTGTTTCTTCGTCTAACAAGTTTGCGGCTTGTGCAAAGACTTGAAAACTTTGGCTGACTTTGTATCTCAAGCTCAAGCTTAAGTTTTTGCTTGGCCATTGAACCGAAGCTTTGTCACCTTCTGGACGTGCTTGGTACTCTTGCTGATTAAGGTTTAATCTAGCATTGAATTTTCCGCCGTAATCATAAGTAAGCGCAACGTTATAAGTACTGTCTATCCAGCCAAGCGGTTGGTAGTACAACTCAGTAGGTCTATCTAATGGTCCATCACCAGGCTCTCTTGGGTTGTAATCTTGTTCCGCATCATAGTAGAAATCCATGTAGTTACCAGACAGAGCGAAGCCTTTTAAGTACTTGGTAATTCCACCTAGGTTTTGTCTAAATGAGAATTCTACACCAGATACCGTACCGCCTTCAGCTTTAACTTGAGATGTTACTGGTAAAGCCAATGGATTGCCATCTTGATCAAACATGCCCTCTGCAGGAATATAATTTGCACCTGTCTCATAAATACCATCAAGATCTTTATAGAAGCCTGCTAATGCATAGTAATCCCATCTAGTCGGGTAATACTCGAACGAAATATCCGCTTGTTTAGACTCGATAGGGTCTAAATAAGGGTTACCTGCCCGACCTAAAGATCTACTGTTTGTTGGTTGATTCTCGTCAAAGCCATTGTCATTTAATGCAACACTTGAATTAATATCACCTAAGCTTGGGCGTATAATCGCTTTACCTGCGCCAATACGAATTACCACATCGTCAATTAATCTTAAGTTAACGTTCAATGTTGGTAATATGTCTTCATATTCGTTTTTCTCTGTTGCCCATTCTAACTCACCAATAATAAGTTCAAACTCATTCATGGTTTCATCTGTTGGTGTTAAATAGAATGGACTTTGCCAGCTCGAAGATTCGAGTTCAGTTTTATAATAACGAAGACCAAACGTACCATCATACCATTGGCCTGCGAAGCTTGTTTGAACGTAGAATGCAGTGGTGTTTTCTTCCAGTTCATAGCTTTCTATTTTATCGGCATCATCCATTACTCTTGCTGGTAAATATTCAGCTTTATCACTTAATATTTGCCCAGGGTTGAAAGCAAAAATTTCATCATAGCCTTTAATCTTAGTTAACTTTTGAAAAGGCTTTGTGGTAATAGTACGGTTTAGTGCGTGAAAATCAACATCACTGATTTGATCCCAGTTTTCGGTATTTTGATCATATTTTTCACTATCAGCGATATGGTCTTTGGTATTTTCTGAGTACCTTGCGCCCACTTTAAATTGGTGGAAAATGCCAAATTCTGTATCCCAAGTTATGTCAAACTTAACTGCAGAAACTTCACTTTCCATAAAGTTATGACCATTACTAAGGCCTTCAAAGTTCCATAGGTCTGGGTTATTCATTACATTGGTTAATTGGCTTTGATCTAATTCATACGTATCTGGGTTAAATGCATTGCCATCACTAGGCTCACTACCTAAATACTCAAAACCATATTCGTCATTATAGTGATCAAACGCAAGATAATGATTCATGTTAGCAGCATATTTACCATTACCTGCACGCCAACTGTAAAAACGATCTGCGGTTGAGCGAGACACATCAAAATTAAGATGTAAATCGTCAGTTAATTGATATTTAGTATTAATACCAAATACTTCCGTTTCGTCGTTGTTTAATACGTTCGCATCCCATTTACCCAAAGAATTCACACTTGCGATGCCACTCATAACGTAATGTGTATCAGGGTCAATATCTGCCATTGTAGGGTCAACATGGGATACACCACTTGCTAATCCCCAATGGCTCATGATTGCCATATCCATGGTGTAGTCATAAGTAGAAGTTAGGTAATCAACACTAACCATTAAATCATCAGTGGGAGCCCATTGAGCGGCAGCAAATATAGATTCTTGTCTAATGTCAAATTTCTTAGAACTAAGTGTTGATGCTGGGTTAGCGATTTCATCATTAACCCCATCATCATTCCAATCGGTTAACCAGCCCATATTGGTAACTAGCTCGCCATTTTTAATGCCTTCGATGTAACGAATATCATCTCTAAATGAACCACCAATAGAAACAGCAATATCGTCGGTAATATGGTGACTTACTAAAGCTTGAAGATTTCTACCGTATTTATCGTTGTCAGTTAACTCTTTAAAAAGGTGTGCATCCTCTTCTTTGGCAGAAGTTAAATCATCGTAAAGCGTATTACTATTAACCGTCGCAGAGATAGTTCGGATGTTTTTGTCCACCTCTAATGGTTTAAAGGTTTCCATATTTATGTGGCCCGCGATACCACCCTCTAATGAGTCAGCTCTTGCGGTTTTATAGACTTGTGCTCTACGAATACTTGCCGACGGGAATAAACTTAAGTTTACAGAGCGAGAGCCAAATGAACTCACAATTTCACGGTCATTTAATGTGGTTAGCGTATAAGCACCACCCATACCACGAACAGATATTGTATTACTACGACCTCTATCTTGGTTACCTGTTACACCAGTTAATCTTTCTAGTGATTCAGCAATACTTTGATCAGGTAAAGCACCAACTTCTTCTGCTGATAAGTTATCTGAGATGGTATTGGCGAACTTTTTCATGTTAATGGCTGCAACTTCACTCGAGCGCATACCACCAACGGTAATTACTTCGATTTCATCTTCTTTAAGTGCAGCTTCTTTTTCGGCAGCTTTTTCTTTTGCTGTTTTTTCTGCTGTTACTTCAACTGCTTCAGCTTCTTCAGCAAAAGCATATGAAGGAGCTTGTACTGCAATTGCTGCAAGTAATGCTAAACATAATTTGGACTTTTTCATTTTTTTCCCGCCTTGAATGCATCAAGTTATCGTTTGTTTTGTTATCTTTTTCTTCGCAAACTTTTTTTTCAAACTTTGTTATCTCAATAATTACAATAAGTAATTCAAAACAGAGAAAAACAATAGGTAGGGAAAACGTTACCATAGGCTTTTCGCTGTGGCAACATTTATGTTACTTATCTTATAAATAAATTAATTTTTTATTAACCTCTCTGCAACGTTGTTTTTTTGTGTTTTTTCGTATCTCCTTGAAAAGATTGTGTTTTTTGTATTTGTTGTATTTTTTTGTATTTTTGGTTTATTTATTAATTAATATAAAATATGAGGAATAGGCGGCTATTTAACGTTTTTTCATACAAAAACATGCCAGAGGTTTAACAAGGTGTTAACGCCGTGTGCAGGTAAAAGCATTATTGATTATTTAAACTTATAGCGCAAAAAATTTTCTGAAAAACCAAAAAGTCTAAGAAATTACACCTGAATATATAGGGATTGGTTCGTGTTAGTTCTATTTATTTGAGTACTGGTTATTCATGGTTAATGATATTGGTCATTTGGTTTTCCAGAATTTTTTTCTGTTGGCTATATTTTTTATCCTGCGCCAAATTATGCCATTCAAATGGGTCGTTTCTATGATCGTATAATTCTTCCTGGCCATCTTTATAACGAATATAGCGCCAATCTTTAGTGCGGTATGAATACGTTTGCTGCCAAATGTATTCATCTGGTAAGTCTTTAATTACTTTCACGTGCCACAATGCTTGTCGATTGGTACCAACCGCTAAGCCTTCAATAGGCGTATCTATGCCAACGCCCATTACTGTTAATGCACCTTTTGGACCTTGCCATTGCTTACTTGTGTCGGTTTTTAATAATGGCGCAATAGAGAAACCGCCTAAAGGAGCTGAACCTTTAGACATACTTGTTGAGCCTTTCAAGTTAGCAAGGTCAATAAAACTAGGGTACAGATCAACTAGTGAAATAGGTTGTTGTTGCTTTAATCCAGCGACACTTTTGCCTGGTACCTTCCAAAGCATAGGAACTTTAGCGCTTTCTTCCCATGGGGAGTTTTTATAAAGGTAATCTTTTTCACCAAATTGCCAGCCATGATCGCTAGTGAAAACAACTATGGTGTTATCTTTCAAGCTTGAATTATTTAATGCATCAATCACGATACCGAGTTGTTCGTCCATAAAGGCAATACAAGCGAGGTAGGCTTGGATAACTTTCTTTAATCCTTCTTCGTCATCTTCATAAGATTCTTGCAACGCCTTAAAATAAGACAAACCCATTTGTGTCATCGGGTAGTTGTCTTTAAAAAATGAATCATTAAGATCATTTTCTTTAATGGTAGGTAGCTTAATGCTTTCTAATGGAAACATATCGAAGAACCGCTTTGGAGCATAAAGCGGAGTGTGCGGGCGAACAAAACCAATCCCCATAAAGAATGGTTGTTTACTATTAGCCTTGGCAAGCTCTTTTAATTTATTACTCGCCCAAATGGCGTGTTGTTCATCTGGGAGTCGGTCGCGATTGTTTTCATCAACATAATTGAAAGGCATATGAGGGTAACCCCAGCCCGCTGCGTGTTTAACTTTATCAGTTTTACTTAAATTGAACTTTGGTACATCGGTTAATGGAGCGAATGAGCCGTCAACTATGTTAATGCTCCTAAACGGCTCTGGAACAGACGGGTGGCCAACAATTTTTTTGCCATTAAAGGCATGCGGTCCATAATTTATGCGCTCTGGTACGCCCCATTCATGCCAAAGTTTGATTTGATTTTTATGCAGTAATTTGCCCGTGCCAAGCATTTGGTAACCATTTTCTTTAAACAACTGAAGAAAGGTTTTGTTGTGCTTTAATACATGTTGTTTAGTTAATGGCGTCCAACCAAAATCTTTAGATTTGTGCGGATAAACACCGGTAAACAAGCTGTTTCGAGATGACTGGCACACAGGAGCATTTGTTTGCGCATTTGTAAATTGCACCGACTGAGCGGCAAGGGCATCAATGTTAGGCGTTTTACTTTGTGGATGACCACCAAATGTTCCTAAATAATCGTTCAGATCGTCAACAATGATAAAGAGCACGTTAGGCTTTTCAACTTTACTGCTAATACCATGCTCTGCTGCCAAAGCTTGTGAGCTAGTTGCCAGAAAAAAACTAATCAATAAAGCGCTTTTAAAAAAGTGTCTTATGCTCATTTTACTTCCTACAGTTGTTGGCCAATGATGGCACTAACTTCACTCTTTAGGGTTTTGATAATGTCTTTATATTGCTTGTTTGATGCTAAATTTTCCCACTCATGCGGATCGCTAGAATGGTCATATAGTTCTTCTTTACCGTTTGAATAATGAATATAACGAAATTCTTTGGTGCGGTACGAGTAGTTTTGTTTAGCGACACTTTTTTCTTTGCCACTGTTGGCATAATTACCGACAACAGTTAATGCGCCATTTGGACCTTGCCAACTGTCGGTTGTTGGAGCTTCAATAAATGGACGTAAACTAAAGCCACCTAATTTTCCACCTTTTTTATTATGTCGGTGATCGCCCTTTAACTGACCATAATCAACCAATGTTGGAAATATATCGATTAATGAAACAGGTTGTTCAACAGACGCATTGTTAATATTACTATTAGTAGCGGAACGAATAACTGGTCTTATAATCAGGGGAATACGTGCACTTTCTTCCCAAGGCGAATTTTTAAAAATGTAATTTTTTTCACCCATTTGCCAGCCATGGTCACTGGTGAACACTA comes from the Thalassotalea nanhaiensis genome and includes:
- a CDS encoding TonB-dependent receptor — its product is MKKSKLCLALLAAIAVQAPSYAFAEEAEAVEVTAEKTAKEKAAEKEAALKEDEIEVITVGGMRSSEVAAINMKKFANTISDNLSAEEVGALPDQSIAESLERLTGVTGNQDRGRSNTISVRGMGGAYTLTTLNDREIVSSFGSRSVNLSLFPSASIRRAQVYKTARADSLEGGIAGHINMETFKPLEVDKNIRTISATVNSNTLYDDLTSAKEEDAHLFKELTDNDKYGRNLQALVSHHITDDIAVSIGGSFRDDIRYIEGIKNGELVTNMGWLTDWNDDGVNDEIANPASTLSSKKFDIRQESIFAAAQWAPTDDLMVSVDYLTSTYDYTMDMAIMSHWGLASGVSHVDPTMADIDPDTHYVMSGIASVNSLGKWDANVLNNDETEVFGINTKYQLTDDLHLNFDVSRSTADRFYSWRAGNGKYAANMNHYLAFDHYNDEYGFEYLGSEPSDGNAFNPDTYELDQSQLTNVMNNPDLWNFEGLSNGHNFMESEVSAVKFDITWDTEFGIFHQFKVGARYSENTKDHIADSEKYDQNTENWDQISDVDFHALNRTITTKPFQKLTKIKGYDEIFAFNPGQILSDKAEYLPARVMDDADKIESYELEENTTAFYVQTSFAGQWYDGTFGLRYYKTELESSSWQSPFYLTPTDETMNEFELIIGELEWATEKNEYEDILPTLNVNLRLIDDVVIRIGAGKAIIRPSLGDINSSVALNDNGFDENQPTNSRSLGRAGNPYLDPIESKQADISFEYYPTRWDYYALAGFYKDLDGIYETGANYIPAEGMFDQDGNPLALPVTSQVKAEGGTVSGVEFSFRQNLGGITKYLKGFALSGNYMDFYYDAEQDYNPREPGDGPLDRPTELYYQPLGWIDSTYNVALTYDYGGKFNARLNLNQQEYQARPEGDKASVQWPSKNLSLSLRYKVSQSFQVFAQAANLLDEETTSGNLYSDKVGTAHPNFILEQTHRGISWYAGVRANF
- a CDS encoding LacI family DNA-binding transcriptional regulator, translated to MVTIKDVARVAEVSISTVSRVVRKQGKVGDACRAKVQKVIDELGYRPNINAQALVNKKSNSLGVVIPKVSMPFFGTLACGAEEAAIEKNYRVLISNAQGSEQAELDAIDSLVQHHCNAIVFHSQHCSDETLVTLAEKISGLVFINRFIAEIPHRCIWLDNNLGAQKAGSFLLEKGHTNFAVITRKDSNPDSLLRLEGIHTALNNANIQLDNSMIEYGATADMEGGKEAVSALFKKDKKFTALLVYNDNMAIGAVHELNARGIRVPEDISVIGFDDMLISVACIPQLTTMHYPVREMAQFATNLAIELSTNPEPNGRTHLFMPHLIERDSVANFCAK
- a CDS encoding sulfatase family protein, yielding MKFQILIVTILTMTSALTHASSAEKPNILWLVSEDNSKHYLKLYDEGGAVMPNVEKLAEHGLTFNNAFSNAPVCSTARTTLATGIYGPKLGTYQHRGFEEVALPQGFTTFNKSLQKAGYYTTNNAKTDYNFIADANIWDESSKKASWRNRKPGQPFFHMQTFAITHEGKLHFKQGAIDNRKTKHDPEKVTLAPIYPDTKTFRYTMAKTLDNHVVADNQIGSVIEKLKQDGELENTFIFYFGDHGGVLPGSKGYLFDRGLSVPLVVRVPENFKHLVGEGLRKDNVRVDGFVSFIDFAPTMLALAGISADKQMDGQTFLAPALSIDELNKRNVTFGHADRFDEKSDLVRSIRVGKYKYIRHYQPYYSDSLHAYYRYRQLAFKQWKDMHQQGKLSAIQGAFFEAPGTELLFDMDADPYETVNLAGKKQFQETLLSLRSQLQQTVKTLPDLGFLPESVWLKESEGNAFAYGQQQKARINELITLADMQLEPFKSVEDKLISYLKKGTSEQQIWALINLSWFAKDSKHLISKVKEVLASSKSSLVKARAIEYLTLQQAIEPVEPLTKLIANEENRLIQVEILNIAAFIHEHTGKVFPIPKSLTVKAPVRGSDTFKIDSWLFERWQYISQK
- a CDS encoding beta-galactosidase, which encodes MNKLSNVYLTIIVALVLLTSTKALANEFDWQSAKLHNYKANAKFSENEQLTITLNSSKGAAVILRPSNGKTWDFSAYHGLKVSIKNISNARIMPLITLDAPNSEKWQEIDNSLYLEPQQSKTLLVYFYITAKDFAQRYPQYQKMNGGPNTQMIKWDGIDISNINKLSFSAINVRDYISAQGSYIVQHIEPFRYDQIFDNKKEIPFPFIDKYGQYLHGKYPGKLNNELDFIEREQQELDDLKAHPGPGNRSKWGGWLNGPKQKATGYFYTKQIDGKWWFVDPDGYLFWSHGVTGVGYHGANTLIAGREHYFQDLPSKHSKYQDFYSKGRGTRFDFTKANLYRKFGKNWQETTNKRNHQRLKSWGLNTFANWSDPSGFALQQTPFTIAVHYKSRMLEEKMPDPWDKDFGRNITEELKNKQRHEHGDSPWNLGFFVNNELHWMGPISYATIISNAPADQPAKIYFVDALQKKYKTIGELNDTWQTKFSSFNDILTSRNKLTFNQFKEDATWFYQQMADQYFKICRQAVKSVFPNHLYLGSRLHGDVNAMVLRAAEKHTDVISYNLYRRTIRDFTSKAKGLTKPLMATEFHFGAMDRGMFSTGLQEVSSQEERAQHYYEYVLGALNNPLFVGTHWFQYRSQALTGRGDGENYQVSLVDITDTPYPETIEAIRKIGYSLYETRANNENKNE
- a CDS encoding MFS transporter: MTRLNRVNNTENSELKLSQKLALGSGFFCLLFLEKACEILAIPFYQMTLGVDPFLFSITLTIPIIFSAFLAPWVGKLSDNCTSKFGRRRPFIFVSAWLSASLFGLMWMVPEHWSTDNQLLYFFVISLLFYAAASFYSVPLTSLSYEITKDAHQRIKVMETNSYFIKLASMSNQWLYPLATLTIFSSTFVGIKAVGWFTAIFVIGIIGMLPALYVKENSVEPINHPHNNFTVVENVKSIMQSHLMRLVFVIIFIQLGIGAYAAKMDYYVLVYYMFDGNISDGAVWKAVLSMGYAIIAAIYIPIVSWFSRRIGKLATLKIIFIMTAIGGGAKWFIYTPGVQWLILLDPILCSAIWTSMTIIIPALVAQASDQDHQTHKISRQGGFASVYQWVVALSIIFALLASGMSLNIIGFDASLANAQSSNALLSMKLILSLGTIIPSMLAVFLLNKYQKSHKDT